A single region of the Maylandia zebra isolate NMK-2024a linkage group LG17, Mzebra_GT3a, whole genome shotgun sequence genome encodes:
- the LOC101469413 gene encoding histone-binding protein N1/N2 encodes MPEETSVASSSGSAEEKPCSSTAAAAGSSVEVLEEAKKLIGTGKRHLVMGDVVSAVNVFQEACSMLAEKYGDTADECGEAFFLCGKSLLELARMENSVLGNALEGVPEESEEEEQPSSSNVESPDNLDEKTRDELRQQVYDAMAEKEKAEDPHSPVTGDEKSLSQETEMDGVSSVKSVREGSLGKETEIEQKADSSEEQTGNGTGVKPVRGCDEDKEETEDDDDDDDDDDDDDDDGEKNGQDKASSYRTEEEEVGNLQLAWEMLEVAKVIYKRKESTEDQLMAAQAYLKLGEVSAESGNYPQALDDFQECLALQLKYLPPHIRLLAETHYHVATTLCYMDQYSQAIQHYNSSIKVIETRLAMLQEVIDAAEGADGAAEEKTELDELKLLLPDIREKVEDAKESQKTASAASQAIQQTLGGASTSSAFLCENGSTSSAAFATTSQVPVKTESSSSSKAVSDISHLVRKKRKPEDESPVKDTDAKQAKQEATVNGSGDSSASNGNGVQEGKSQESATQSASVESPA; translated from the exons ATGCCAGAGGAAACGTCCGTCGCGTCGAGCTCTGGGAG TGCAGAGGAGAAGCCATGCTCATCGACAGCTGCTGCAGCAGGCAG CTCAGTTGAAGTTCTGGAGGAGGCAAAGAAACTGATTGGCACAGGGAAAAGGCATCTGGTGATGGGGGATGTTGTTTCTGCTGTCAATGTTTTCCAGGAGGCCTGTAGCATGCT GGCTGAAAAATATGGGGACACTGCAGATGAGTGTGGCGAGGCCTTCTTCCTTTGTGGGAAATCTCTGTTGGAACTTGCTAG gATGGAGAACAGTGTCCTTGGCAATGCCCTGGAGGGAGTCCCAGAAGAatcagaggaagaggagcagccCAGCAGCTCAAATGTTGAGAGTCCAGACAACCTTGATG AAAAAACAAGAGATGAGCTGCGACAGCAGGTATATGATGCAATGGCAGAGAAGGAAAAGGCTGAGGATCCACATTCTCCTGTGACTGGGGATGAGAAGAGCTTATCTCAGGAAACTGAGATGGATGGAGTTTCTTCTGTGAAAAGTGTGCGGGAAGGATCACTTGGAAAAGAAACTGAGATTGAACAGAAGGCTGACAGTTCAGAAGAGCAGACTGGCAATGGGACTGGGGTGAAACCAGTGAGAGGATGTGATGAGGACAAAGAGGAAACGGAGG atgatgatgacgacgatgatgatgatgatgacgacgatGATGATGGAGAGAAAAATGGACAAGATAAGGCGAGTTCCTATAGAACT gaagaagaggaagttgGGAATTTGCAGTTGGCATGGGAAATGCTAGAAGTAGCTAAAGTCATCTACAAAAG AAAGGAAAGCACAGAGGATCAGCTAATGGCAGCCCAGGCATATCTGAAACTTGGAGAAGTCAGTGCTGAATCAG GTAACTATCCTCAGGCACTTGATGACTTCCAGGAGTGTCTTGCCCTGCAGCTGAAATACTTGCCTCCCCACATTCGTCTGTTGGCTGAGACCCACTACCATGTTGCTACTACGCTCTGCTATATGGATCAGTACAGCCAGGCCATCCAGCACTACAACAGCTCCATAAAGGTCATTGAGACCCGTTTGG CCATGCTGCAGGAGGTGATCGATGCAGCCGAAGGCGCAGatggagcagcagaggagaaaACTGAGCTGGATGAGCTAAAGCTGCTTTTGCCTGACATCCGGGAAAAAGTGGAGGATGCCAAGGAAAGCCAGAAAACAGCCAGTGCTGCCTCACAGGCCATCCAGCAGACACTA GGTGGTGCATCAACTTCATCAGCATTCCTTTGTGAAAATGGCAGCACTTCATCGGCAGCTTTTGCAACAACCAGTCAG GTTCCAGTTAAAACTGAGAGTTCCTCATCTTCCAAAGCGGTCTCTGACATCTCTCACCTCGTCAGGAAAAAG AGGAAACCAGAGGACGAGAGCCCAGTAAAGGACACTGATGCTAAACAAGCGAAACAGGAAGCCACAGTTAATGGCAGCGGTGACTCTAGTGCCAGCAACGGCAATGGAGTCCAGGAGGGGAAATCGCAGGAG tCTGCCACCCAGTCTGCATCTGTCGAGTCCCCGGCGTGA